One Paracoccus sp. TOH DNA segment encodes these proteins:
- a CDS encoding ATP-binding cassette domain-containing protein: protein MIEFDDVSKSFWTGTQRKVILDRASFRIELGRSIGILAPNGTGKTTIINMMCGLEKPDEGTIRTDCRVSFPLGFMGGITATLSANENARFIARIYGLDPDYVEAFCRWLTDIDEYFDMPVGTYSAGMRSRFTFSLMLALEFDVYLIDEGMPTTTDAEFNRKAGSVLYDRLKSATVVVVSHQAQTIEKFCNCAAVLRDGKLYQFETLEEARQYYDYTA from the coding sequence ATGATCGAATTCGACGATGTCTCCAAGTCGTTCTGGACCGGGACCCAGCGCAAGGTGATCCTCGATCGCGCCTCGTTCCGCATCGAGCTGGGACGGTCCATAGGCATCCTCGCGCCGAACGGCACTGGCAAGACCACGATCATCAACATGATGTGCGGGCTGGAAAAACCAGACGAGGGCACGATCCGCACCGATTGCCGCGTGTCCTTCCCCCTCGGGTTCATGGGCGGCATCACCGCCACGCTCAGCGCCAACGAGAATGCCCGCTTCATCGCCCGCATCTACGGGCTCGACCCGGATTACGTCGAGGCCTTCTGCCGCTGGCTGACCGATATCGACGAATATTTCGACATGCCGGTCGGCACCTACAGTGCCGGGATGCGCTCGCGCTTCACCTTTTCGCTGATGCTGGCGCTGGAATTCGACGTTTACCTGATCGACGAGGGCATGCCGACCACCACGGACGCGGAATTCAACCGCAAGGCCGGCTCGGTGCTTTACGACCGGCTGAAATCGGCGACGGTGGTGGTGGTGTCGCACCAGGCCCAGACCATCGAGAAATTCTGCAATTGCGCGGCCGTATTGCGCGACGGCAAGCTTTATCAGTTTGAAACCCTCGAAGAGGCAAGGCAATATTATGACTACACCGCCTAA